The genomic window CGCAGCATTGTCGCACAACACTATCCCGCCGCTTTGTTTGAAATAATTATTGTGGACGACCACTCCGAAGATGACACCGCCCTTTTGGTGAAAAACCTCGGCTGCCGCAGGTGCAAGCTGGATTTAGCGGCATATTTACAAGGAAAAACATCAACTCTTACAAAAAGCGGCTATCGCTTACGGTATTGCACAAGCCCGCCACCCGCTTATTGTGTGCACCGATGCCGATTGTACGACACCGCCCCTTTGGTTGCGCAGCATTGCTCACCAATATCACACTAATCCTTATCGCCTGCTCACGGCTCCGGTGGCTTTCGAGGGCGAGCAAAGTTTTTTTCAACGGTTTCAAAGTTTGGATTTTGCGGAATGATGCTCATCACGGGTGCATCGCTGCACAAACGACTTTCGCTGATGGGAAATGGAGCTAATTTGAGCTACGAAAAGCGGTGTTTTATGAAGTGGGCGGCTTCGACCAAATTGATACCGTAGCCTCCGGCGATGATTTGTTGCTCATTCAGAAAATAGCAGCATATTATCCGCAAGGTATTTCTTTTTTAAAAAATACCGCCGCTATCGTCACCACAGCTGCCTGCCCCACTTGGAAAGATTTTTTACAACAGCGTATTCGCTGGGCTTCCAAGAGCCACCAATACAACGACTGGAAAATAAAAAGCATTTTGCTGGGGGTGTATCTGCTCAATGTGAGTTTGTTGTTTTTGCCACTTGTGGCTCTTTTTGATATTCGGTGGTGCTGGGTATGGATATTTCAGATATTTGTAAAAATTATTGCCGATTAT from Sphingobacteriales bacterium includes these protein-coding regions:
- a CDS encoding glycosyltransferase; protein product: MYKEKHQLLQKAAIAYGIAQARHPLIVCTDADCTTPPLWLRSIAHQYHTNPYRLLTAPVAFEGEQSFFQRFQSLDFAE